Within the Paracoccus everestensis genome, the region ACGGACGCGCAGAAAGCCTATGTCCGGTCGCTGTTCCAGAACGAACTGGCCTTTGGCATCGGCCCGGCGGGCACGGGTAAGACCTATCTGGCGGTCGCGGTCGGCGTGACCATGCTGATCGGCGGCCATGTGGACAAGATCATCCTGTCGCGTCCCGCGGTCGAGGCGGGGGAGCGCCTGGGTTTCCTTCCGGGCGACATGAAGGAAAAGGTCGATCCCTATATGCAGCCCCTTTATGACGCGCTGAACGATTTCCTGCCCGCCAAGCAGATGCAGAAGCTGATGGAGGAAAAACGGATCGAGATCGCGCCCCTGGCCTTCATGCGCGGGCGCACGCTGGCCAACGCCTTTGTCGTCCTGGACGAGGCGCAGAACGCCACCACCATGCAGATGAAGATGTTCCTGACCCGGCTTGGCGAAGGATCGCGGATGGTCGTCACCGGCGACCGCACCCAGATCGACCTGCCGCGCGGCATAAATTCGGGCCTTGTCGATGCCGAACGCATCCTGGATGGGGTCAAGGGCATCAGCTTCAGCTACTTCACCGCCAAGGATGTCGTGCGCCACCCGCTTGTCGCGCGCATCATCACGGCGTATGA harbors:
- a CDS encoding PhoH family protein, producing the protein MGLTPTPPVATPSNETLLEFPDNRLLIDLCGANDRHLARIEEALGVHILRRGNQLAVVGTPEAQAEAALLLRGLYARLEQGRPVSLAEVEAALRMGIDDAAPATPAEQMEMFAAGDYELRTRKKSIEPRTDAQKAYVRSLFQNELAFGIGPAGTGKTYLAVAVGVTMLIGGHVDKIILSRPAVEAGERLGFLPGDMKEKVDPYMQPLYDALNDFLPAKQMQKLMEEKRIEIAPLAFMRGRTLANAFVVLDEAQNATTMQMKMFLTRLGEGSRMVVTGDRTQIDLPRGINSGLVDAERILDGVKGISFSYFTAKDVVRHPLVARIITAYDAEDAAALARGESEGPRGQYAPRRAMRGDA